A single genomic interval of Ignavibacteria bacterium harbors:
- a CDS encoding bifunctional homocysteine S-methyltransferase/methylenetetrahydrofolate reductase, which yields GLPVWENGREIYSEDSNFIQDKVERLYQLGVKIVGGCCGTTPDHIHAIKKIANRINLTE from the coding sequence CGGGATTACCTGTTTGGGAAAATGGAAGAGAAATTTATTCAGAAGACTCAAACTTCATTCAAGATAAAGTCGAAAGACTTTATCAGTTAGGTGTTAAAATCGTCGGAGGATGCTGCGGAACAACTCCCGACCACATTCACGCAATTAAAAAGATTGCGAATAGAATAAATCTGACTGAATGA
- a CDS encoding T9SS type A sorting domain-containing protein, whose translation MKKIIFVFLVLTHTYIFAQGLFNVSPLKPGNKWVYFYKEYLFSGWRLTFEVLDSVKTIKGIHFYAIRTGPYIWIHYMGLVNDGFYTRYTTVMFDSLYKYFKVNPQKGDTWGQTTFFDTLYSTITDTLPLSWFNKNILIYVIHRLHKGRELWTKEFGMLHGLFEGSEIQLLGCVIDGVVYGDTSTVSVDEEEQLPTEFVLYQNYPNPFNPITIISWQLVIASNVQIKIYDLLGREIKTLVNQYSNPGEYKVTFNAEGLPSGIYFYRIITDDFSAMKKMIYLK comes from the coding sequence ATGAAAAAGATAATTTTTGTTTTTCTCGTGTTAACGCATACTTACATATTTGCACAAGGCCTATTTAATGTATCACCACTTAAACCAGGTAACAAGTGGGTTTATTTCTATAAAGAATATCTTTTCTCAGGATGGAGATTGACATTTGAAGTTTTAGACAGCGTGAAGACAATAAAAGGTATTCACTTTTATGCAATTCGTACCGGTCCTTACATCTGGATTCACTATATGGGTTTAGTAAATGATGGATTTTATACTAGATATACTACAGTGATGTTTGATTCCTTATACAAATATTTTAAGGTCAATCCTCAAAAAGGAGATACGTGGGGACAAACAACGTTCTTTGATACTTTATATAGTACAATTACTGATACTTTACCTCTCAGTTGGTTTAATAAAAATATTTTGATTTATGTAATTCACCGTTTACATAAAGGCCGAGAACTCTGGACAAAAGAATTTGGTATGCTGCATGGCTTATTTGAAGGATCTGAAATTCAGCTCTTAGGTTGTGTTATAGACGGTGTAGTTTACGGGGATACCTCAACTGTTAGTGTTGATGAAGAAGAACAACTTCCAACTGAATTTGTTTTATACCAAAACTACCCTAATCCTTTTAATCCAATTACAATAATTAGCTGGCAATTAGTAATTGCCTCTAACGTGCAAATTAAGATTTACGATTTGCTTGGCAGAGAGATTAAAACTCTTGTAAACCAATATTCCAACCCCGGGGAATATAAAGTTACCTTCAATGCCGAGGGACTGCCGAGCGGTATATACTTTTACAGAATTATCACTGATGATTTTTCAGCAATGAAAAAAATGATTTATTTAAAATAA